A single Chanos chanos chromosome 8, fChaCha1.1, whole genome shotgun sequence DNA region contains:
- the LOC115818364 gene encoding C-X-C chemokine receptor type 2-like: MDELYDELNMTENPNLTKTFETNPDTRICEPLGLSPWLTISICVFLVMVFLLAVPGNLVVGYVVGSSRQQLSTSDLFLFNLAVADALLALTLPLWAVSVVWGWVFGEHVCKLVSVVQELNFYTSIFFLVCISADRYMVIVRANENGSGWFGWRNRGYISCLMVWVIGAAFSVPAGWYNNVSENKTCGEHFKIGNAQNVRLATRGLRHVLGFLLPLVAMSVFYGVTAMRLLRTRGTRKHRAMRVIASVVIAFLVCWCPYHLVVMSDTLMRMDAVEFLCSTRQKVDQALTITQNFAMLHCCVNPVLYAFVGEKFRHNLKKLMNRKKAGLERGSASRYSRSTSTTSQDGNNALM; encoded by the coding sequence ATGGATGAGCTGTATGATGAACTCAACATGACTGAGAATCCAAATCTGACCAAAACGTTTGAGACGAATCCCGACACTCGGATCTGTGAGCCGCTGGGTCTCTCCCCTTGGTTGACCATCTCCATCTGTGTTTTCTTAGTCATGGTCTTCCTGCTGGCTGTGCCTGGGAACCTGGTGGTAGGTTATGTGGTAGGTTCCAGTCGCCAGCAACTCAGCACGTCCGATCTGTTCCTCTTCAACCTGGCTGTGGCAGACGCGTTGCTGGCTCTCACCCTGCCGCTGTGGGCGGTGTCAGTTGTTTGGGGCTGGGTGTTTGGAGAACATGTCTGCAAATTGGTCAGCGTGGTCCAGGAGCTCAACTTCTACACCAGCATCTTTTTCTTGGTGTGCATCAGCGCTGACCGCTACATGGTCATCGTACGGGCCAACGAGAATGGGAGTGGCTGGTTTGGTTGGCGGAATCGTGGGTATATCAGCTGTCTGATGGTTTGGGTCATCGGGGCAGCTTTTTCGGTGCCTGCTGGCTGGTACAACAACGTCTCCGAGAACAAAACCTGCGGTGAACATTTTAAGATAGGTAATGCGCAGAACGTGCGTCTGGCCACTAGGGGGCTTCGCCACGTGCTCGGTTTCCTGCTGCCGCTGGTGGCCATGTCGGTCTTCTATGGCGTGACCGCTATGCGGCTTCTCAGAACGCGTGGCACGCGGAAGCACAGGGCCATGCGGGTCATTGCGTCCGTGGTGATAGCCTTCCTGGTCTGCTGGTGCCCGTACCACCTGGTCGTAATGAGCGACACGCTCATGCGGATGGATGCGGTGGAGTTTCTCTGCAGCACGCGTCAGAAGGTGGACCAGGCGCTGACCATCACCCAGAACTTTGCCATGCTACACTGCTGCGTGAACCCGGTGCTGTACGCGTTCGTCGGCGAAAAGTTCCGCCACAACCTGAAGAAGCTGATGAACCGCAAGAAGGCCGGCCTTGAACGAGGTTCCGCCTCCCGCTACAGCAggtccacctccaccacctcacAGGACGGCAACAACGCACTCATGTGA